One part of the Saprospiraceae bacterium genome encodes these proteins:
- a CDS encoding homogentisate 1,2-dioxygenase, with the protein MHYHSLGKIPQKRHTQFRKPDGSLYQEQLFSTEGFSDLYSLLYHCTPPTQIVQVDNPYSIAPQTIHDKQLKHRCLNGFRVNPEKDYLKSRKPVLVNNDCKIILSAPQESSSSYFFKNADADEVIFIHEGTGVLKSMYGQIRFSYGDYIVIPRGTIYQMHFDTSSNRLLIIESAGPITFPKRYRNGFGQLMEHSPFCERDIRKPTDLETNDMKGDYLLYIKKQDNIYPYHYLNHPFDVIGWDGFVYPFAFSIHDFEPITGRVHQPPPVHQTFDGHNFVICSFVPRLFDYHPLAIPAPYNHSNIDSDEVLYYVDGDFMSRKHVEKGMLTLHPGGIPHGPHPGTVEKSIGAKETRELAVMIDTFKPLLMTTNAVEIEDPDYYKSWLPEGSGNAGMQLNNITS; encoded by the coding sequence ATGCATTATCATAGTCTTGGGAAAATACCCCAAAAGCGACATACCCAATTCCGAAAACCGGATGGAAGCCTTTATCAGGAGCAGCTATTTTCAACGGAAGGATTTTCCGATTTGTATTCTTTATTATATCATTGCACCCCGCCAACACAAATTGTACAGGTTGATAATCCGTATTCAATAGCTCCCCAGACGATTCATGATAAGCAATTAAAGCATCGTTGTCTTAATGGATTTAGGGTGAATCCTGAAAAGGATTACCTTAAAAGCCGAAAGCCTGTTCTGGTTAATAATGATTGTAAAATAATTTTATCAGCACCTCAAGAGTCAAGTTCTTCTTATTTTTTTAAAAATGCAGATGCGGATGAAGTGATTTTCATTCATGAAGGAACCGGCGTTTTGAAATCGATGTATGGTCAAATTCGATTTTCTTATGGTGATTATATTGTTATACCCCGGGGCACAATATACCAAATGCATTTTGACACAAGTTCCAACAGGTTATTAATTATTGAGTCCGCTGGTCCGATAACATTTCCAAAGCGATATCGGAATGGTTTTGGTCAATTAATGGAGCATTCTCCATTTTGTGAACGAGATATTCGAAAACCAACAGATTTGGAAACTAATGACATGAAAGGTGATTATCTGCTTTATATTAAAAAGCAAGACAATATTTATCCGTACCATTATCTAAATCATCCGTTTGATGTTATTGGTTGGGATGGATTTGTATATCCTTTTGCATTTTCAATTCATGATTTTGAACCTATAACAGGAAGGGTTCACCAGCCACCTCCTGTCCATCAAACATTTGATGGTCACAATTTTGTTATCTGTTCATTTGTTCCAAGGTTATTTGATTATCACCCATTAGCGATACCTGCACCTTATAATCATAGTAATATTGATAGCGATGAAGTGTTGTATTATGTGGATGGTGACTTTATGAGTCGCAAGCATGTAGAAAAAGGAATGTTAACTTTGCACCCAGGTGGGATTCCACATGGTCCACATCCTGGTACCGTTGAAAAAAGTATCGGAGCTAAAGAAACTAGAGAACTAGCAGTGATGATAGATACTTTTAAACCGCTTTTGATGACAACGAATGCAGTTGAAATTGAAGATCCAGATTACTATAAATCCTGGTTACCTGAAGGTTCCGGAAATGCAGGAATGCAACTTAACAATATCACTTCCTAA
- a CDS encoding ribonuclease H-like domain-containing protein gives MMFKLSNDLVFFDVETTGLHVLRDRILQIAMIKYFQNGDQPVELNIIINPGIPISEEAYKIHGIGPKEVENKPFFKDIAQELFDFIGDSDLAGYNSNRFDIPILAEEFDRCGFNLDLDKRRQIDIQRIFYKMEPRTLKAAYQFYCNEELVDAHDALADIKATVKVLEGQLKKYEGVDYINEEGQLINSPVINDMQVLHEFTNDLKTIDATQRLRYNEQGNIVFNFGKYMNQTFEQVWQREPNYFHWILDKEFSFQVKNTVKNYLKQQEEIKLKLK, from the coding sequence ATGATGTTTAAACTTTCCAATGACTTAGTTTTTTTTGACGTTGAGACCACAGGTCTTCATGTATTGAGAGATCGTATACTTCAAATAGCGATGATAAAGTATTTTCAAAATGGTGACCAACCAGTAGAATTGAATATTATTATAAATCCAGGAATACCAATTTCAGAAGAAGCTTATAAAATTCACGGTATTGGGCCAAAAGAAGTTGAAAACAAGCCATTTTTTAAAGATATTGCTCAGGAGTTATTTGATTTTATTGGAGATTCAGATTTAGCAGGTTATAATTCAAATAGATTTGATATTCCAATATTAGCAGAAGAATTTGACCGGTGTGGTTTCAACCTCGATTTGGATAAGCGTCGACAAATTGATATTCAACGCATATTTTATAAAATGGAACCCCGGACTTTAAAAGCAGCCTACCAGTTTTATTGTAATGAAGAACTTGTAGATGCACATGATGCATTAGCAGATATTAAAGCAACAGTAAAAGTATTAGAGGGTCAATTGAAAAAGTATGAAGGCGTGGATTATATCAATGAAGAAGGACAACTAATTAATTCCCCTGTAATAAATGATATGCAAGTATTGCATGAATTTACAAATGATCTAAAAACAATTGATGCCACCCAACGCCTGCGTTATAATGAACAAGGGAACATAGTTTTTAATTTTGGTAAATATATGAATCAAACCTTTGAACAAGTGTGGCAAAGAGAACCAAACTATTTCCATTGGATTTTAGATAAAGAGTTTTCGTTTCAAGTAAAAAATACTGTGAAAAATTATCTCAAACAACAAGAAGAAATTAAATTAAAATTGAAATAA
- the hppD gene encoding 4-hydroxyphenylpyruvate dioxygenase, with the protein MQTLTEFKSKEVTDAFPILGTDFIEFYVGNAKQAAHYYQTAFGFELIAYKGPETGNRDFCSYVLQQNKIRFILTSALVPGHEINRHFQTHGDGVKVLALWVDDVRSSYNIACSRGAESAFEPMVLQDQDGEVVMAGIKTYGETIHTLVERKNYKGLFLPGYVKKQSLLKVHSTGLKFVDHCVGNVEIGQMNRWVKFYQDVLGFKLLITFDDKDISTEFTALMSKVVSNGNGYIKFPINEPAEGRKKSQIEEYIDFYQGAGVQHIAIETDNILATVDQLRHNGVDFLYVPDNYYETVMERVGSIEEDINEVKRLNILVDRDEDGYLLQIFTKPIQDRPTVFFEIIQRRGAKSFGKGNFKALFEAIEREQDLRGNL; encoded by the coding sequence ATGCAAACGCTTACCGAATTTAAATCGAAAGAAGTAACAGATGCCTTTCCGATTTTGGGCACCGATTTCATAGAATTTTATGTTGGGAATGCAAAGCAAGCTGCGCATTATTACCAAACTGCTTTTGGATTTGAATTGATCGCTTATAAAGGACCTGAAACTGGAAATCGAGATTTTTGTTCTTATGTTTTACAACAAAATAAAATACGATTTATTTTAACTTCAGCCTTAGTTCCCGGACATGAAATTAATAGACATTTTCAAACACATGGAGATGGTGTAAAAGTATTAGCACTCTGGGTCGATGATGTGAGAAGTTCCTATAATATTGCATGTTCACGGGGTGCAGAATCAGCATTTGAACCAATGGTTTTACAAGATCAGGATGGGGAAGTTGTAATGGCTGGGATTAAAACCTATGGTGAAACGATTCATACGCTTGTAGAACGAAAGAATTATAAAGGATTGTTTTTACCAGGTTATGTAAAAAAACAAAGTTTACTCAAAGTACATTCTACAGGTTTGAAATTTGTAGATCATTGTGTAGGGAATGTCGAAATAGGTCAGATGAATCGTTGGGTAAAATTTTATCAAGATGTATTGGGATTTAAATTACTCATAACATTTGATGATAAAGATATTTCGACTGAATTTACAGCGCTCATGAGCAAGGTAGTTTCTAATGGTAATGGCTATATTAAATTTCCAATAAATGAGCCTGCGGAAGGGCGTAAAAAATCTCAGATTGAAGAATATATTGATTTTTATCAAGGTGCTGGCGTACAGCATATAGCAATTGAAACAGATAATATTCTGGCAACAGTAGACCAATTAAGACATAATGGAGTTGATTTCTTATATGTTCCAGATAATTATTATGAAACCGTGATGGAACGAGTGGGAAGCATTGAAGAAGATATTAATGAAGTAAAAAGGTTAAATATTTTAGTAGATCGGGATGAAGATGGTTATCTGCTTCAAATTTTTACGAAGCCAATTCAGGATCGTCCAACGGTGTTTTTTGAAATTATTCAAAGAAGAGGTGCAAAATCATTTGGAAAAGGAAACTTTAAAGCCTTATTTGAAGCCATTGAAAGAGAACAAGACTTGCGCGGAAATTTGTAG
- a CDS encoding glutamine synthetase III produces the protein MSTNRRTALSLFLSRPKTPKERENKKISLYYGDNVFTDNKLKSYLSNDAYKAYSQTILNGQKISRELADQIAAAIKAWAMEQGTTHYTHWFQPLTGTTAEKHDSFFTLSSSGAAVEKFDGDALVQQEPDASSFPSGGLRATFEARGYTAWDPMSPAFIMDIAGSKTLCIPTVFISYTGEALDHKAPLLRSIEALDKAATGVARYFDRFVNKVTATLGWEQEYFVIDKAMYYARPDLMASGRTVFGRGPAKGQQLEDHYFGAIPERVYSFMVDLEMECHKLGIPVRTRHNEVAPSQFECAPMFEVANIAVDHNQLLMDLMDRVARRHQLIVLLHEKPFAGINGSGKHNNWSMSTDTGTNLLAPGKTPRNNLQFLTFFVNTIKAVHDHADLLRASIAAESNDYRLGANEAPPAIISVFIGGYLTNVLDAIEQRVDNDLREEDENELKLDIHKMIPDVMMDNTDRNRTSPFAFTGNKFEFRAVGSSANCADPMMVLNMIVANQLNEFKEKVDKHIADGEKKDSAILKELRACISASRNILFEGDNYSAAWANEAAKRGLQNIKTTPLALDAYTTKKANNLFKGMKILNDKEQEARHEIHLEKYIKKVEIEASLVEELALNQIIPACLRYQTEVMQNIKTSIDAGMPKSSILTQQKIAQTIANHIDAVYLGVEKMVEEREKAEHQKSTREKAIYFCDQVKPIFLEIRSHVDDLELQVEDQYWPLPKYREILFNR, from the coding sequence ATGTCTACCAACCGCAGAACGGCATTAAGTTTATTTTTATCAAGGCCTAAAACACCAAAAGAAAGAGAAAATAAAAAAATATCTTTATATTATGGAGATAATGTCTTCACAGACAATAAGTTAAAAAGCTATCTTTCAAATGACGCATACAAAGCTTATAGCCAAACGATATTAAATGGCCAAAAAATATCCCGCGAACTAGCAGACCAAATTGCCGCAGCAATTAAAGCTTGGGCAATGGAACAAGGCACAACGCATTACACTCATTGGTTTCAACCATTAACTGGAACGACGGCAGAAAAACATGATTCCTTTTTTACACTAAGCTCATCCGGAGCTGCAGTAGAAAAATTTGATGGAGATGCACTTGTTCAACAAGAGCCGGATGCTTCTTCTTTTCCTAGCGGTGGTTTGCGTGCTACTTTTGAAGCCCGTGGATATACTGCTTGGGACCCAATGTCTCCTGCTTTTATAATGGATATTGCTGGATCCAAAACCTTGTGTATTCCTACGGTTTTTATTTCATATACCGGGGAAGCATTAGATCATAAAGCACCTTTATTAAGATCTATAGAAGCTTTAGATAAAGCTGCAACAGGTGTAGCTCGATATTTTGACAGGTTTGTGAATAAAGTTACTGCTACTTTAGGCTGGGAGCAAGAATATTTTGTGATAGATAAAGCGATGTATTATGCACGTCCAGATTTAATGGCAAGCGGACGAACTGTATTTGGAAGAGGACCTGCAAAAGGACAACAACTTGAAGATCATTATTTTGGCGCAATTCCGGAACGAGTGTATTCATTTATGGTAGACTTGGAAATGGAATGTCACAAACTTGGTATTCCAGTAAGAACCAGACATAACGAAGTTGCGCCAAGTCAGTTTGAATGTGCTCCTATGTTTGAAGTGGCAAATATCGCTGTGGACCATAATCAATTATTAATGGATTTAATGGATCGTGTTGCCAGAAGGCATCAACTCATCGTATTATTACATGAGAAGCCATTCGCAGGAATCAATGGATCTGGAAAACACAATAACTGGTCCATGAGCACAGACACCGGAACTAACTTATTAGCTCCCGGTAAAACGCCAAGGAATAATCTTCAGTTTCTAACTTTTTTTGTCAATACTATTAAAGCGGTACATGATCATGCAGATCTCTTAAGAGCTAGTATCGCTGCTGAAAGTAATGATTATAGGTTAGGCGCTAATGAAGCACCTCCAGCGATAATTTCTGTTTTTATTGGCGGCTATTTGACAAATGTATTAGATGCTATAGAACAACGCGTTGACAATGATCTACGAGAAGAGGATGAAAATGAATTGAAATTAGATATTCATAAAATGATTCCAGATGTAATGATGGATAATACAGATAGAAATAGAACATCACCCTTTGCATTTACCGGAAATAAATTTGAATTCCGTGCAGTTGGTTCGTCTGCAAATTGTGCAGATCCAATGATGGTTTTAAATATGATCGTTGCGAATCAATTAAATGAATTTAAAGAGAAAGTTGATAAGCATATTGCAGATGGTGAAAAGAAAGATTCTGCTATCTTAAAGGAACTTAGGGCCTGCATTAGTGCATCCAGAAATATTTTATTCGAAGGTGATAATTATAGCGCTGCCTGGGCAAATGAAGCAGCCAAGCGCGGTTTGCAAAATATCAAAACCACTCCATTGGCATTGGATGCATATACTACCAAGAAAGCAAATAACTTATTTAAAGGAATGAAAATTTTAAATGATAAGGAACAAGAGGCAAGACATGAAATTCATTTAGAAAAATATATTAAAAAGGTTGAAATTGAAGCTAGTTTGGTTGAAGAATTAGCCTTAAATCAGATTATTCCTGCTTGTCTTAGATATCAAACGGAAGTCATGCAAAATATAAAAACTTCCATTGATGCCGGAATGCCAAAATCATCTATTTTAACACAACAAAAGATTGCACAAACGATTGCGAATCATATAGACGCTGTGTATCTAGGAGTCGAAAAAATGGTGGAAGAAAGAGAAAAAGCAGAACATCAAAAATCAACCCGTGAAAAAGCAATTTATTTTTGTGATCAGGTAAAACCAATTTTTCTTGAAATTAGGTCTCATGTGGATGACCTTGAATTACAAGTTGAAGACCAATATTGGCCTTTACCAAAATATAGGGAAATATTATTTAATCGTTAA
- a CDS encoding histidine kinase translates to MDSIINSLNYLIKTKIKVSRFLLYILLLKFHIAISQAPAFRQYTDEDGLPSMTVYGIKQDLSGYLWLATTKGICRFDGHEFKKYSLPDMKGQDIPYLFMDETGTPWFYNMAGEIFNIENDKIRKIDISSPHPDLTIYYFFVHENCIYITWGGLNTYVSYKYDNCNLNSFEKLPNAYGFIKIHNGKFLCTSIIKRDSCFQIINLKNSNLLFNYKLPSNYFFNYHNETNIFTAVTEDSLFLFTPYYAALFDSQFSLLKSIRLRELVNDTVVYISLINKTELFIKTNYKSVVYNLRNNKISAETKYGVSLNSIMEDRQKRHWVSTTNKGLFLIFNKNLSLYTEDNSKIFSNEIISLKSDFPYLYIGHSNNSISILNQLTLEWKTILVPGARRIKSISRINENNLIVGADNGIYQIQLRDKQKDKITLLKFGSIKDVFWQDAENIIILTSLGTFYCNYNDLLNTNYKFLLENSSINIRSTSLTKFKDTIYIGTVKGLFKKIGSHFEKINLGQFSNLYINKLYTDHNKLYICTDGNGLLVYQNGQIIDIINNQNGLPSNSITCIWSIHPSQIAIGTDNGAYLFNPNTKKGFGFNQLDGLPAKEIVDLSCDQGRLWIGTNKGLASIPIEEIQPNKEKPLVELISSEVFSKSGKFPFSKILPYNFNHLRFKLQTRCLQSKDQLKIYYKLYKNDSNWISTTNKILEFIGLSQGDYELQIKATNEDGIESDPPLIFPFKIEAPWWETTIFKISLLSFMIFSTIGISYWRSFSIKKTEKKQRAILDQINQLRLQALQHQMNPHFIFNSLNAIQSFLGNNEEKVAMTYLSQFGKLIRIIFDQSKLKSISLQEEIELLQHYIYLEELRFKNNLVIKLEVDPILLKYSRQIRIPPLVIQPIVENSFRHGLIHLGAQGKLSIKLELNGNQVQCVVQDNGIGREKSKLINEWKRKNHVSTGIASAAERLLIIDNERDKIGLDIIDLYDPFGNPAGTKVTLVLQIFDPSKYNINRIS, encoded by the coding sequence ATGGATAGCATCATTAACTCTTTAAACTATCTTATAAAAACAAAAATAAAAGTAAGCAGATTCCTTTTATATATACTTCTATTGAAATTTCATATCGCCATTAGCCAGGCTCCGGCATTTCGACAATATACAGATGAGGATGGGCTTCCAAGTATGACAGTATATGGCATTAAGCAAGATCTATCTGGATACTTATGGTTAGCCACTACGAAAGGTATTTGCCGCTTTGATGGTCATGAATTTAAAAAATATTCGCTTCCTGATATGAAAGGTCAGGACATTCCGTACTTATTTATGGATGAAACAGGTACGCCCTGGTTTTACAATATGGCCGGAGAAATATTTAATATTGAAAATGACAAGATTAGAAAAATTGATATTTCAAGTCCTCATCCAGATCTGACAATCTATTACTTTTTTGTTCATGAAAATTGTATTTACATTACCTGGGGCGGCCTTAATACATATGTTTCTTATAAATATGATAATTGCAATTTAAATTCTTTTGAAAAACTACCCAATGCTTATGGTTTTATTAAAATACACAATGGCAAATTTTTATGTACGTCTATAATTAAAAGGGATTCCTGTTTTCAAATTATAAACTTAAAGAATTCAAATCTACTATTCAATTATAAACTTCCATCCAATTACTTTTTTAATTATCATAATGAAACGAATATTTTCACTGCGGTTACAGAAGATTCATTATTTTTATTCACTCCATATTACGCCGCACTCTTTGATTCACAATTCAGTTTACTAAAATCAATTCGATTAAGGGAACTTGTAAACGATACAGTAGTTTATATATCCCTGATTAATAAAACGGAACTTTTTATTAAAACAAACTACAAATCCGTAGTGTATAATCTAAGAAACAATAAAATATCAGCTGAAACTAAATATGGTGTTTCACTCAATTCCATAATGGAAGATCGCCAAAAAAGACATTGGGTAAGTACAACAAATAAAGGACTTTTCTTGATTTTTAATAAAAATCTAAGTTTATACACTGAGGACAACTCAAAGATTTTCAGTAATGAAATTATTTCTTTAAAAAGTGATTTTCCATATTTATATATCGGCCATAGTAACAATTCAATTTCTATTTTGAATCAATTAACACTTGAATGGAAAACGATTCTAGTACCAGGAGCCAGAAGAATCAAATCGATTTCCAGAATTAATGAAAATAATTTAATCGTAGGTGCAGACAATGGGATATATCAAATTCAATTAAGGGATAAACAAAAAGATAAAATCACTCTTTTAAAATTTGGTAGTATTAAAGATGTTTTTTGGCAAGATGCTGAAAATATAATCATCTTAACAAGTTTAGGAACTTTTTATTGTAACTATAATGACCTTCTCAATACGAACTATAAATTTTTACTAGAAAATTCTTCCATAAATATAAGAAGCACAAGTCTCACAAAATTTAAAGATACAATTTACATCGGCACCGTTAAAGGCCTTTTTAAAAAAATTGGCAGTCATTTTGAAAAAATTAACCTTGGTCAATTTTCAAATTTATATATAAACAAACTATATACCGACCATAATAAACTCTATATCTGTACAGACGGGAATGGTCTATTGGTTTATCAAAATGGACAAATTATTGATATTATAAATAATCAAAATGGTTTACCGAGTAACAGCATCACCTGTATCTGGTCGATCCATCCTTCACAAATTGCAATTGGAACAGATAATGGTGCCTATCTATTTAATCCAAATACAAAAAAAGGTTTCGGATTTAATCAGTTAGATGGCCTACCTGCCAAGGAGATTGTCGACTTAAGTTGTGACCAGGGTAGACTTTGGATAGGCACAAACAAAGGACTAGCCTCCATACCAATTGAAGAAATCCAACCAAATAAAGAAAAGCCACTTGTTGAACTAATTTCATCAGAAGTTTTTTCTAAATCAGGAAAATTTCCGTTTTCCAAGATATTGCCGTATAATTTTAATCACCTTAGGTTTAAATTACAAACCCGGTGTTTACAATCCAAAGATCAATTAAAAATTTACTATAAATTATATAAAAATGACTCAAATTGGATCAGCACAACAAATAAAATTCTTGAATTTATTGGACTTTCACAAGGAGATTATGAACTTCAAATTAAAGCCACAAATGAAGATGGCATTGAATCTGATCCACCTTTAATTTTCCCCTTTAAGATTGAAGCTCCTTGGTGGGAAACTACCATTTTTAAAATTAGTCTATTAAGTTTCATGATATTCAGTACTATTGGCATCTCTTATTGGAGATCTTTTAGTATAAAAAAAACCGAAAAAAAACAACGGGCTATCCTGGATCAAATAAATCAACTAAGATTGCAAGCGCTTCAACACCAAATGAATCCTCATTTCATTTTTAATTCTTTAAATGCTATTCAAAGTTTTTTAGGAAATAATGAAGAGAAAGTAGCGATGACTTACCTTTCACAATTTGGAAAACTTATCAGAATTATTTTTGATCAATCTAAATTAAAATCCATCTCACTTCAAGAAGAAATTGAACTCTTGCAACATTATATTTATTTAGAAGAATTAAGATTCAAAAATAATTTAGTAATAAAATTAGAAGTAGATCCAATCTTATTAAAATACAGTCGACAAATACGCATACCTCCATTAGTAATTCAACCCATTGTTGAGAATTCATTTCGGCATGGGTTAATACATTTGGGAGCTCAAGGTAAGCTATCAATTAAACTTGAACTTAATGGAAATCAAGTACAATGTGTTGTTCAAGATAATGGAATTGGCAGAGAAAAATCAAAACTGATCAATGAATGGAAACGCAAAAATCATGTTTCCACCGGCATTGCTTCGGCTGCTGAAAGGCTTTTGATAATTGATAATGAACGAGATAAAATTGGTTTGGATATTATCGATTTATATGATCCCTTTGGCAACCCAGCTGGTACAAAGGTTACCCTTGTTTTACAGATATTTGATCCATCTAAATATAATATTAATAGAATATCATGA
- a CDS encoding cytochrome C peroxidase, whose amino-acid sequence MRSFKIGLLAFLLLFGSCQDDPKLDLNDLSQIAYNPVEYPLIIPKGLPILPDFINSPLTKDQVQLGRHLFYDPILSSDSTMSCASCHNPRKAFTDNLPFSPGVTGAIGNRSSMTILNAAYYYKGLFWDGRSINLEAQAIEPVQNPIELHELWPNVEAKLKRHPVYPEMFRKAFGISSKTMITKELATKAIAQFERILLTGGNSLYHKQVRGEVFFDPDQQEGHDLFFNTDLLIPDAECFHCHAAPLFQANEFFNNGIDTIQSIDDFNDKGRGEITKLRFDNGKFKATSLFNIALTAPYMHDGRFQTLEEVIEHYNSGGHYAENKDGFIRPLGLNKRQKQNLVLFLKTLTDTSYLQNPDILSPF is encoded by the coding sequence ATGCGATCCTTTAAAATAGGGTTACTTGCTTTTTTATTACTCTTTGGATCCTGTCAGGATGATCCTAAATTAGATTTGAATGATCTAAGCCAAATAGCCTACAATCCAGTAGAATATCCATTAATCATTCCCAAAGGTTTACCGATACTTCCAGATTTTATAAATTCTCCCTTAACGAAAGATCAAGTACAGTTAGGTAGGCATCTTTTTTATGATCCGATTCTTTCATCTGATAGCACGATGTCATGTGCGTCTTGTCATAATCCTAGAAAAGCATTTACAGACAATTTACCATTTAGTCCTGGGGTTACAGGAGCGATAGGCAATAGAAGTTCAATGACAATTTTAAATGCAGCATACTATTATAAAGGTTTATTTTGGGATGGAAGGTCGATCAATCTGGAAGCACAAGCAATTGAACCCGTCCAAAATCCAATTGAGCTACATGAACTTTGGCCAAATGTTGAAGCTAAGTTAAAACGACATCCTGTCTATCCTGAGATGTTTCGTAAAGCTTTTGGTATTTCATCAAAAACTATGATTACCAAGGAATTAGCCACAAAAGCAATAGCACAATTTGAACGCATATTACTGACTGGTGGGAATTCACTCTATCACAAGCAAGTTCGAGGTGAAGTATTTTTTGACCCTGATCAACAAGAAGGCCATGACCTATTTTTTAATACGGATCTTTTGATACCAGATGCAGAATGTTTTCATTGTCATGCAGCACCCTTGTTTCAAGCCAATGAATTTTTTAATAATGGTATTGATACCATTCAATCTATTGATGATTTTAACGATAAGGGTCGGGGAGAAATCACGAAACTTAGGTTTGACAATGGCAAGTTTAAAGCAACGAGTTTGTTTAACATAGCATTGACTGCTCCATATATGCATGATGGGCGTTTTCAAACTTTAGAAGAAGTTATTGAGCATTATAATTCTGGAGGTCATTATGCTGAAAATAAAGATGGATTTATCCGGCCATTAGGTTTGAATAAACGTCAAAAGCAAAATCTGGTTTTATTTTTAAAAACCTTAACGGACACTTCTTATCTCCAAAATCCAGATATTTTAAGCCCATTTTAA
- a CDS encoding response regulator transcription factor → MNKLKCIIIEDEKESQAALQNLITTYCHNVEVISTYESVTSAMDFLNTNTVNLVFLDIELQGESGFNLFTFIPNPKFKIIFTTAYNQYAVKAFKFSAIDYLMKPIDLNELRSAITKVIELEEFIKTNELYNILIHNIKNGSNQIAITHQNGFDLINISDIVWLEAEVNYTSIHLSNGSKITVAKTLKHFEDYLDSNMFFRVSRSAIVNIRCISKFHKQNALTVTMTDRSTITVSEARKDELLSIYHRI, encoded by the coding sequence ATGAATAAACTAAAATGCATTATCATAGAAGATGAAAAGGAAAGTCAGGCAGCCCTTCAAAACTTAATAACAACCTATTGCCATAATGTTGAAGTGATTTCCACCTATGAATCGGTTACAAGTGCTATGGATTTTCTGAATACAAATACTGTAAATCTTGTTTTTCTAGATATTGAATTGCAAGGAGAATCTGGTTTCAATTTATTTACATTTATTCCAAATCCTAAATTTAAAATAATATTCACAACAGCGTATAATCAATATGCAGTTAAAGCTTTTAAATTTTCGGCAATAGATTATTTAATGAAACCGATAGATCTAAATGAATTGAGATCAGCGATCACAAAAGTTATAGAATTGGAAGAATTTATTAAAACGAATGAACTTTACAATATTTTAATCCATAATATAAAAAATGGATCAAATCAAATTGCAATAACACATCAAAATGGCTTTGACCTGATAAATATAAGCGATATTGTTTGGTTAGAAGCCGAAGTAAATTACACATCTATTCATTTAAGCAATGGTTCAAAAATAACCGTTGCAAAAACACTAAAGCATTTTGAAGACTATTTGGATTCCAATATGTTTTTTAGAGTGAGTCGATCAGCCATTGTAAACATTCGTTGCATATCTAAGTTTCATAAACAAAATGCACTTACAGTAACGATGACAGATCGTTCTACTATAACGGTTTCAGAAGCCCGGAAAGATGAATTGCTTTCAATTTACCATAGAATATAA